ATTGACAGTATGAATATATGTGGTGATGTTATATTATGTGTATGGAAACGATGAAATGCCCttgattgataaatatgtataaaggTAATGGATTACATGAAATGCCTGGTTGAACATAGTAATCACTAGGatatgattggcatgccaatagggttagaatgCGCACTTGTAAGGGATTTTCATTTCGGCGCCCCTATTTGCACTTCTGTACCCTATATACACTTTCGTGTTCCTATTCGCACTACGGTGCCCCTGTTTGCACATTTGTACCCCTGTCTACACTTCGGTGCCCCTGTTATGCATCTATGATGCCTTTGGTGTGGTTTAGTTACCCGAGTATCCGAATCAAGTTACTAGTTCATCGGGCTACATGTGAATAGAatgtacaaaattattttaatgttaaaggcTAATGTATAGTCAAgatattagtaaattttaaatgttcaatgtTCAATGAATTACTTGATCATATGTGAGTATCATTCTATTGATGATTATTCTGTTAaagatatatgtttatatacatatatgaatgagtttggattgaattattattgtacAGAAGTATACGATGAACCATTTTCAATACTAATCCTATAAGTGCTTCGTAAATGTATAATggtatgattaatttattcatttagctTTCATCTTTTTAGTGAAAGTAAGTGATTCGGGATGATATGTTTATAAGAAAGTTTGAAACGAATGatgaattattgaatgattatttgttaaATGTGAAAGTGTTATGGTAATAAGAAACGTTTAAGTAAACTAGTTATATGAAATACTTATAaggaaatatatacatgtaaatgcAAGGCTACACCAATTATCCATGAGAGGTGTATTGAATAGAAAACAAAAGTTAGcttaaagtttaataaaaattatacttaGTTGTTTATTCTAATATGTCAATAGTTAAATTGCCtttttacgagcttactaagcattcattgcttacgtaattaatttcctttacttttcagattatcgaaagctcgatcgatttggaagcttgtcggagatcgatggcatgtataggatgaCTTATGGTTGATGCTTAGTTGAATGTTAGTTtatgattttggcatgtatatgtcattttggtttatgtaatcTTGGTACTTTTGGTGCCTTGTTGATGGTGTGAATATGGCTAAGTTATGGTACAtgtttgagtgattaaatggcatGTTTGTATGGAAGTTCTAATGGTCATAATTATGGTacaaatggtaagtttatatTGACATGAAATAGGTCAAGTTATGGTATATTTTTAGATGGTTAAAATGtggtcatatatatatatatatatatatatatatatatatatatatatatatatatgtttaggtaagtttgtatgtttgCAAATAGGGTGtcttatatggcatattggttgaatggatttgGTCTTTTGAGTTGgtcatttcatgcatgttttggtaaggttttgatTCTTTGGTTATATGCACAAAATGCTTTTAGGTACATGCTTGAATTGGTGAAGGAAATGCTTGATTTTGtccaatttcttgtccacacggcctaagacacgggtgtgtgcctcaactgtgtgtgacacacggccgtgtgtcccctataggttttaaaggtttcaagtcaggcagttacacagcctagcacacagcctagcacacagcctggcacacgagagtgtgaggccatttcgagtgttacacggcctcgcacacgggcatgtggcttggtcgtgtgacccaactcagagggttacacgggctaggacacggtcgtgtgtccctattttgattgttacatgGCCCAAGATACaagtgtgtgtctcagccgtgtgacccttgcagtttaaattttctaactttttcttaaaagttccaattaatttttatttagtccaGAATCGTTTCTAAATGTGTTTCTTAGGCCTCaaaggctcgattaagggatgaTATGCTTGTATATTAATGATTTATATCATGTTAATGTTGAGATTTGAAATGTACattttaaagtttcatttttacggtaatgctttataaccctattttggtgaTGGATATGAGTTAGGCGTGTtacatatttcacaaattaaatCAAGAGTATGAGAAAACTTACACTCGAAATTTaaagtaggggtttaggctacttctAAATTTCCAATTAATGCAAGGAATCGTGCCCACAAGCAACGATTCTAAACACTTACCAATTACGCTTTCACCGAAATGCCAAAAGTTTAAACTAGCCTTTCCTTAACTCGTAAAAGGTCCTAATGAATCCGAAGTTTTAACAAAGTAAATCACACAACAACACAATCAACATTCAGCCAAAGACTCACTTCAAACAATCAAAACTCAAGCCTAAGCTAGGTTCCCTTAAAACCAAAACCATCAACATAGTAAACTTGAATTTCAAATAACTCGGTCTGTACTTAATCTTTTTGCCTAAAACGAATTacattcatctaattatttacCTACGAttgattctcaacctttaaactatgcAAAACTattcaattcatggtatcaaatTTTTTCAACAAGTTATGGTTATTTtcacgaaaattcattaaaacttaagaaatatttaacgaaacttcaaagtaagtttagaaaccttctaattacatcaaaactaattgaaaaatactttgaaaccaCTTTTTACCCAAAATCCTGAAATTCACCGTTAATGACCCacattttgacttttatttaaaacatgcgattCAATAGTTAAAAACTCGATTCTAAAGACTTgttaacattattttcaaaatttgattggATTTTCTAAATACCATAAACAAAAACATTCACCAATACCATGCTAACAAAATTCTTATGCCCCCTAAAACTCTTAGGTCtaattttggggtgtgataaAAGAACGCCTAGCGAAGCATTGAGGAGACTCAAATAACGAGGTCGCCACCAAGAAGGCATGATGCGCCAAAGCGTGACTTGTTACGCCACCAGATACGCTTTGATGAAATGACTAAGGATAATAGACAAGTTGAGACCCAAGGTTAAGTCACATATGTGTTTTCATACGCAAGTCTTTACAGGTGTCGTGCATCTAACTAGTGATCACATTGATTAATACACGTGTTGAACATCCACTAGAACAAAGGAAAATATCTGGTTGAGCGGGTAAGTGATGGGAATTATTCTTGTACTTCTCCAAGAATTAGTATTAGTCTATATAAGGATGAACCAAGAGAGAAATTCCTCTCATCCTTTAAGATGAGCCTAGAATGAGAGGATCAGCCCTAAGATTCCCCATGATAGGTAAGCCTCCCAACCTTGCATGCTAACTGTCGGGGAGCAGTTGTGTTTAACTTGGTAGAGCAAGTCTGGTAGAGCTTTGCTATGTGACTAGTATTTGAAGTGGAAGGAAAAATTAGTTAATGAGCAGACCTTGATGTGTTTTCTGTGGATTAACGTTTAGGGGTTGTTGATCTACTTGAAGGAAACCCAGATCTGATACCTGAAGCTGCAAAAGGTGAGGATCTTGTGATGTTCCGTAAGGATCCTATGAGGGTTCTGTGAGTACCTTATGAACTCTTTGAGTGTTCTAACTATGCATGTGTGACACActaattttgtgaaaatgtgTATTTGATAAGCCTACATGCGTGGCTTGATGCTTAAGTGACAATGCGCCTCTGTTGTGAAAAAAGAGGTATGAACACAATGTATATGCAAGAAAACATGAGTTGAATGATAAGGCTTTGTTCTGTTGAAAAGTATCTGTATGCGTATGTACTCAAAGCACAATTGTCTTTGCATAATGAGTCTGAGTTAGATTACACAAAGCACGATTGTCTTTGCATAAGGAGTCTGAGTTACATGTCTGGAAATGTAAATGCATATGCATGTTGAAGTCGGTTGCAAAATGTCTACATGTCCAGTCTACTTACAATTAAGGgccaaatttataattaagcctaaaaagaaattaagaatcTCGAGTTGGGGTTTGTATAAAACTTCCAACACTGATTGTAAAACGGCGAATAATAGTTAAGCTGAAAgtattgtaaataaataagaacTATTCtgacaaaaataaattgatttaacctaaaatttattacaatcatcagGCCAAGAATAACAggaattttaccaaaataaaaaattataaactaaagaaaaaccTCAAATTTGTGAAGATAGAAAGATGAAATTAGGAATCGAGAAAACCTTGAAACTtgtaaaaagaaaggaaaaaaagagtGGTTAGAGGATAGATGAGTTGGTTATATTGTATCTTGCTCAATGGCTCTTCAAAGTTGaaaccttttttcctttttaatcaGAGCTCTTCACATTACCAACACTCAATAGCTACAGCAAAATAATGTGATAGGTGCAGCAGTTAGCAAATGGCAATCACATGGAATCATGAAACTGCTCTCCTCCAATATCATTCATTAGTCATAGCGTTTCGTTAAGCATCGGCTGCAACAAAAATTCCTGCTAATTGTACAAGAGGTACAATGCGCTCTTACATCATACCCATTTACAGGAGATAGAATGTCAGGTTAGCTCTCTAAATATAATggatatataagaacatattataCATCAAAGGTCCATCCTGGCACCTCACCATATCACTGCTAGGACCAAAGGCCATGTCAGAAAGTTGACGTTAATTAAAACATGATCCATCCTCTTCCCAGtgattttaaattcaatacCTATTAACTGCTCACTTTCTAAGAGGCATCTTCATTGAGGAGCCCAATTCAAAGTCCCTACAGCTGACATTCTGgtttcaaaatatcaatttgtTATTCTTCTATCTTAACCTTGTTTATCTGTTAAATGACGCTGCTGAGGTATCATCATATTGTCCTCTCCATGCATTTCCACTGTCAGTCCCACTGCAAGCTTGATTCGGAACTGCCACATTTCCAAGATCACCTTCCAAGCTCATCTGCTGTACTTCCCCAGATGACAGTATCTTTATGCTCTGAACACAACTTACAAATTCTCTGcaatttcatacatattatacaaaaaagaaaaattaaagatgaatAGAAAGCCAACAAAACTATGAAGTTGAGGAGTTCGATTTGGGGTTCTTCACTTACTCCCAAGGATCATCACCAACAAGTAATATGTCATTTTCATGATCCACGTAAACTAATTTCCAGTCAGAACTTTGCGGATCTTCCAGTTGCCCCTCTATACCAAACATGCGCGCTAGATCATGCCTGAGCTCATCATACCCTTTGTAGCGGGTCACATCAATTGACCTTCCTACAGACCCACGCTTTTGCACCTTCATGATTTCAACCACCACCAAACATTTAGAGTTTTCCAGCAAAAAATTATAGAGACAAACCAGTCGTGTATAATAAGACTGAAGGTCAAATATTTGAGTGAGAAACTTCTAACTGCAACAGAAAAtctaatttacttaatttcaacTAAAGTTTAGAGCTCATAAACTCTTATTATTAGGCACAAAAATCTGACCGTAACTGTATTATATTTTTCCTAATTCTGCGTTCCAAGGTAGCCCCAAATTATAAGGGTTTAAACTGGCCTTCCTGCCAATTTAGTTCAACTGTACCAGTTTTAGTAAATTGCTAGCAATTCCGATACAAGTGAGATGTGGGAAAGACCCCAATGCCTGAACCCCAAATAAAATAAACGTGGTAACAAGCATAACCATAATCAGAGGTGTTACAGTTACATACCTTTGAATATGTTCGCATGCGTTGAGTTTGGTTGGCCCACAGTCCACCATTTAGGACTCCTGTGTCACCGATAGCAACATCATTTGAGCACCCAGTCTTGAAAGGTATGTTTGGCACACCAAACGACTGAGAGCTTATCGCAGGAGTAGACAACTCCGCATCAATATCTCTTGGGTTGCCACCATAGTTCGACAACATGTTTTGAAGATCCTTTTGAGAGTCATATCCCCTTGATAACAAAGTGTCAGGTGCCAATCCATCAATATTTGCTGTAAAAGGAAGATTGTTCCGGGAGTGTGATTGAAGATCACCTTCCAAAAAGGTGGGGAGGGAGAAATTATGCTGGTTGGTGCCCGCATCCAGGCAGTATGATGTTCCAGAAGAGGATGCTTCTAATTGATCTGTCACAGTACTTTTGTACTTTGATAGTTCTGGTCCTTTAGAGGTGGGTAGTTCATGTTTGATTCTAATATCAGGCTTGCTCTGAAGCTCTTGAACCAGGGTACTTGCAGGCTCAACAAGAGGATCTGACACCAATAAGGATGGAACTTGctgatttttgtttaaaaagttCAACGAGGAAACCTGACAGTTATTGGTAGAAGGTGAGGTTGAACATGATGGAGCATCTCCGTCAGTAAGACCAGAATGAGTTCTCATAGCAGTAAATGGCTTGTGAATTTGGGGTTGGTTCACTGAAACCTGTTGAGGTTGAACAGGCATTGATGTTGAGAAGCCATTGCTGCCAAGAGGTTGTGATTGGCTTTGTGAAAGAGGCAATTGCTGCAATGGTTGGCTCTGTTGATGGGTCGGCTGCTGCTGCAACATTTGAGGCTGCAACAGTGATCCAGCTGGGGAGAGTAATTGTTGAGATgattgctgctgctgctgctgctgttgcTGCAATTTCTGTAACAGTTGCAACTGAAGCTGTTGCTCCGAGAAGCCCTGCTGTGACAATTGCAGAAGCTGTGGCTGCTGCTGTGTCCTCTGGGACAGGCTTTGTTGCAATAATTGTAGTTGTGACTGCTGCAACTGTGTCTGTTGCAGCTGCCTCTGCATGAGGTTAGGTTGCTGTTCCATCTGTTGCTGAATCTGTGTATCTTGCGGTAATGATGTCAAAGGATATGAAGTTTTATTGGCAGAGGCGGTAGTCTGGGCAGATTGGCTACTGCTTGTCATCAATTGTTGCTGCTGAAGCTGTGAGTAAACAGCTGGCTGGTGCAAATTTTGATTTGAGATCTGGTTAGAGGCAATGATGCCATTATTTACTTGAGAAGGGAGGAATGCTTGTTGCAGCTGCTGCTGTGATTGCGTCTGTTGTCTTTTTTGATGTTGTTGCTGcagctgctgctgctgctgctgcagTGGAGGTGGCTGTGGCTGTGGCTGTGGCTGTGGCTGTGGCTGTGGCTGTGGCTGTGACTGTGACTGCGACTGCGACTGTGACTGAGACTGAGACTGAGACTGAGACTGAGACTGAGGCTGAGGCTGAGGCTGAGGCTGAGGCTGCTGCTGGTGAAAAAGATGCGGCTGAGGCTGCTGCTGTGGTGGTTGTGGCAGTTGTCGCTGCAATTGCTGTAGGGATTGCTGCTGCTGATTTAAAGGAGCCTGCAATAACTGTTGAAGTTGCTGCTGTTGGGGCCATGTCATAGGTGCCTGAGTCAACTGATTGATTTGGTTCGTATTTGCTTTGTTAAATTGCATATTTGATGCTGGAAGCGCAGGAGCTTGAAAGTTCAATAATTTGGCAGGATCATCGGTGCCAAGGCTATTATGGAGCAGATTCGAAGAAACCATTGATGGAAAGAATCCTGATTGAGCAGCTGGAAACTGATTATTTTGTTGCATGCTCATCCACTGGACTAGACTCAAACCAGGAAAGATTGAACTAGGAGCATCTTTCATACCAAAGTCATCTCCTAGCCAGGGCATAGCTCTCTTGAAGGCATTCTCAATGTCAGACTCATCATCTGTgaagtaatttaaaaattacaactaAGTTCttgaattttccttttattttcaatgtttAAAGAAAGATAAATCAAGCAAATATGTTTCACCTGGCATCCCCGGTTGCTTTGGAAACCTGGGCCTGAAAAACGGAGGTGGACAGATGTAAAAAGGAGTTATAACAGGCTCAATGTCCCAAATTGAAACTCGGCTGGGCCGCTCACCAGCTGTAGATTCATCCCATCCAACCTGTTGAGAATACAAAAGTAACCACAAACGAAAATTAACTGTGCAACAACACCTTgactttaaaataaaagcaagtatTATCAGAACGTGTATATGCAGCAACGAAAGAATCTTGGAGCAAtgagaaaattagtttaaaCCATTCACAATCAAATAACAAGACCGAACACAAAACATGGACAGTAAAACAGACATGAAGAATacccacaaaaaaaaaaagaccggATATTCATCTCCAATCTTACTGATATGTAAGCCCAAGTAGACAAATAATGCATAGCCAAGTCCATATAATAACAGAGCTAGGTATTATCAATGACCCAAACATGATGTATCTTAATATttgcatgttaataatttgtttcAGTTGAAATCATCCTAGACATCTTCTGAAAGGAAAATGCAAAAGAACAACAAAGGCAGATATTAGCATTCAGGTGTCAGTATGTACAAAAGATACCTGAAGATTGCGCCACTGTGAATTTTTCCATCGCACAGGATCCAAGTCACTGATACCAGTAATTGTACCCATGTACCTGCGTACTCCAGACTCCTCGGTTTCAAACATCATTCTAAACCGCATGCCAAGGGAAACTTGGGTATACATGGCTTTGTTAAACTTTGCCAAGGGTATCACAAACTCAGAAGGGCTTGCCCTATcagaattaataaaatcttttcAGAGCTTCAAATAAtatcttctctttctttttctttttttttaaaaaattattgactAGAAAATAGCAATGAATCTAAATACAACCAAATATGTTATAACAATACCTTGGATTATAGAATATAGTAAATGGGCTGTTATTTGCTGCAGCATGCGCTGCAGCAGCCAGGATCCCTATATGCATGCTATCACTAGAAATCACTGATGAAGAAAGAGCTGGCTGCTGTCTATTTGCACGCCTTGTACCCAACAGAAGTTGAGACTTCTCATCCCTACATTTAAGCAAATAATTTCAGCTAAGCAGTAAAATGGACAACAATCTAGTGAAAATTCAAAGAAGTACATACAAACATGAGCGTGTATGTGGGTGTGTTTGCAGGTGTATACACATCCATATAAATCATACCTTATGAAAAGAACAGAATCACCGGCAAAGAGTCTTTTTGTGCTAACAAAGACACTCCAACCAGTAGTCAGAAGATGCCTCTTTGGTTGACCTGCAAAGAAGCCATTATGCATATATAATTCCATTTCTAATACCTATGACATTAAATACAGAAACTACAACCATAATATGGGTAACAGAACAGTATTGACTTTAGTATTACCCTAAAGCATTCCCACCTAAATCCCTATTTCCCGAAggaaaatgaatttcttttacACCAAAAAGTTTTCAAGTAGTGTGGAAGTTAACAGTTATTTagaaaacattaataaaagaaagtagTGAGTGTTCTCAGCACAAAGCTCTTTGATAAAGCTTCAGTCTTAAGTTAAAACACAAGTAGACTTCCGATTATGAAAAGGAAGGCCAGCAATATCTGGAAGAGAACCATACCTCGATAAATATGTCTAAATGTCCATGTATTGTCATGTAAATCTTTAGCTACTAGCTCCTGAGCAGGTGGTTGCATCGAGAAATCCTATCAAATATCACCATTTAGATCTTAGGAGATATACACACAAAATGCTTCAACatatcttaaatattaaaacaaaaatctaaaattgaaaGTTTCTAAGTACCAGGGGAGGGAAGATTTTCTCAGCTGCTCGTCGAGGCACAGAAAATCCACCATGAGTGCTAGTGTCACTTGCTGTAAGAGTCTTGCAAAAGAACTCAGCAGGTTGCCGGCTTTGCTTGAGGCCAATATCAGATGCCAGTAACGCTTCCTTGTCATACTGTAGAGAAGCAATTTAAACTCATCCCATATTTcatgaaatgagaaaattgactggaaaaaaaaaaggacgaGGCAATTCTGCAATATCCATGAATTAATTCCCAAATTGAATAGCTGACCTACTTTGTTCACAGGTTGAAGTGTCATCTGGGCATACACCTCATCTGTTTCCGGATCGGCCTGATTCaaagtttaaataattgaataaattagtaACTTCAAATAACCATATAACTTTCCTTgcttttcaaatcattttaaccaTTGCAAAGTTATTTTCATGCATATACCGTCAAGGATCCTATTCATATTGCAATATGACCCAGCACAAACAAAAGCTTCCTAGTAGTAGTCAATGCAAATACATGCTAACCAGATAGCAGATGGAAGCACAAACTAACTAAGCCAGCAAATGACGGGGCATTTAAATATAAAGATGTCTAACATATGAAAGGCGTATTGTCGATCCAATGTTTTCGATAAATGCACAAAACTCTATTAGGAGCAACCTTTTCCTCTTCAATGACCAAAAAACATAAGAAACTTGGGATGATAGTGCCCTGCTTTTGCTTACATGCAATGTGACATTATGGAGCATGCATATCAACTTGGAAGGAAGGTTAGGGTAGCTTGGTATGAAATCAGTCTCCTTTTGCATCGACGCCGCAACCTGGAAAAGGATATATATTAATTAGAGAAATATTGATAAAAGGCCAGAttcggaaaaaaaaaatttatcctcTAGGAATGAATGTGGAAATTAACTCACCTGCTCGCTGTGAccttgaggaaagtaaataacCAAACTTCCAACTGGAGGCAAAGAAACAAGTGGTCCAGCACAAGCATGCCATAATTCTGAATTGATACTCTTCCTTTCTCCTGCTTCCAAAACAACCAATCAGAATATTATCAAACATCCCACAAAACCACAAACAAAGAGAAAGTCATCAGAATTATTAAAAAGCATCAActtccaaaaaaaattctcaataTCCATATTCGTCCAAAATTGAACGATAGACAAGGCAACAATTAACTTTATGGTATCGAAGCAACAAATCCCCAATTGCCTGGTATCAAAAAAGTTATCATGAATATTCTTATATAATACTTAATACTTCATATTTGAACTCGACAAAAGTATAATTGTTgtatgttttctttctttttgaccTTAAATTTGCAAATGATAAATGATCCCAAACCCAAACCTTCCCCCATTAGAATGAGGAAAGTTGCCACTCagttacattaaattttacttttagtCTTGTTAAGTGcttctttccatttttatgaaaatgggATATATAGGATTTCTCAAAAAGAGATATGACAATTTACATGAACAAATGTAGAGcattaaaacaaaactaatactgagcaataatttatttaaactaaaaacaacTTAGACGGGAATGGATGACAtagaaaaataaccaaatttatAAACTAATAATCAAGAAAATCCCAGACTGCGTAGAACCCAAAGGCTATTTCGACCCAGAAAAAAAAAGCTGAATCAGagctaaaagaagaaaaaaaaaagaattagtaAGAGAAATCAGACCTTCTGCAGAATTTGCCATAAATCCATTTGGTGGAGCCTTCATGTTTACAATCTcggataatttttattttttttacaaaaagaaaaatctctAAGGAACACAATCACTTCTTATGCTCCAACAAAACACAGAAAAGAAATCAACTTTCTTCACCATATAGTTACCTCTAGTCTTTTAGCTATCAAACCACAACGGTTCAAAGAAGAATCATTTTAGCGGCATCCCTTGGTAGGAAAATCACTACAGACGCGCTTAAGGAAACGCCGCAGCTTCCATTAATAAATCACAAATCCCAAAAAAGaactaaaaccctaacttaGAAAGCAAAACCAAAGGCCAAAAACCTTGTTCTTTCGCTTTGATTAGCTTGGTAAAAAGCTTTTGAAATGTTGGGTATTTTCAATTACATGAAAGCATTTACTTCTCCAAAGGAATAAATCAGATTCCAGAGTTGAATCAGTTTAAAAGTAGCCGAAACCGTAAAGAACTAACTGCATGGAACATTAAAAACTGCTCCTCAGCTCATTCGAAGCTCATCGTTCTGTTTTCTAGAATCCGacgagaaaaaagaaaagaaaaaaagaaagaaactttatGGGAtcaaggagaagaaaaaaaaacacttgtCGCCTGGAAACCACAGAACCAAAGCGAAAGGCAAAGCAAAAGCAGAGCAAAAAatagctttctttttttttcttttcttttataaattgtgaaacaTGCCGACATATAAGAGAGTGCGAAGGCTGAACTCTGAAGCAATCAGGCCTTTGGTAAATAAAAGGAagtaaggatttttttttttcttttttactttatgaattaaaattttaatcgttGCGCGTGTGAATTGGCGAGTGGTGTTAGGCTATTAATAGGCGGACAGTTTAAGTTGGTACCCTACTTTTCACTGTTTTGGACTTGGGAGCTGCGCGCGTGCGGCCTTGTGGGCGTGCGTAAAGGGTTCTCCTTGGAGTGAAAATAAGTATAGTTGACGCGACTATAGAATAACATTCTGGTTTGGATCCCTTATCAATTCTCATTTTGCATGGTTGAACTCCAAATGTGGGGTTAATTTAATCCAATATGTTTTCGTTCAATAGATtgcaataattaaattttcataaaccTAGTTATTTGAATCAAAGCATTGTAATGCTCGACTGATAgttcaatcaaatttaaattttttgagttcAACTCATATAGCTTGCTAGTATTGAGACCCTAGTCTTATTTCCTTCTTATGGGTTAGTTTAATATTGTTTTCCAGAAGTTTAGTTTAAGATACGAGTGTTTAGTATTGCTGtcaaaatatacttttaagaaacaaaatgttcattttagacatgatattataaagtaacaaatatgaatttaaataatgttcaaattaattaatattattatattttagtaagaatataaaaataattttaattatttataaattttaattaaaatatataaactatattttaaataattaaatattaatacatttgtattattttaaaaatacttttatttttaatttataattttaacacatttgtaatttaacaccaagaaaaaaaagaaaagtatcaTGTTGTTGGAgaggtaaaaaaataattaaatatcaaaagtgcttttgatagagaaaaagctaaaaattttagcttctgtttttcaaaaaagcttttgaaaagtaaaatatttcaGCCAAAAGTAAATTGTTTAGTACAACTTTGTTCTAAAAGTGTTTTTCAAgccaaaattgtttttttttttgtaagcaATATTAAATAAGGCCTTACTTTGGATCAATGTAGTTGGTTCCGCATCGATTCCAATTACACTACCCAATGCGCACCGTTCTAGAAATAAATCGAAACgatcatttctttttcttttttttttttgcaccgGTGTAAACTT
This genomic stretch from Gossypium raimondii isolate GPD5lz chromosome 6, ASM2569854v1, whole genome shotgun sequence harbors:
- the LOC105773003 gene encoding auxin response factor 7-like isoform X2, whose amino-acid sequence is MQKETDFIPSYPNLPSKLICMLHNVTLHADPETDEVYAQMTLQPVNKYDKEALLASDIGLKQSRQPAEFFCKTLTASDTSTHGGFSVPRRAAEKIFPPLDFSMQPPAQELVAKDLHDNTWTFRHIYRGQPKRHLLTTGWSVFVSTKRLFAGDSVLFIRDEKSQLLLGTRRANRQQPALSSSVISSDSMHIGILAAAAHAAANNSPFTIFYNPRASPSEFVIPLAKFNKAMYTQVSLGMRFRMMFETEESGVRRYMGTITGISDLDPVRWKNSQWRNLQVGWDESTAGERPSRVSIWDIEPVITPFYICPPPFFRPRFPKQPGMPDDESDIENAFKRAMPWLGDDFGMKDAPSSIFPGLSLVQWMSMQQNNQFPAAQSGFFPSMVSSNLLHNSLGTDDPAKLLNFQAPALPASNMQFNKANTNQINQLTQAPMTWPQQQQLQQLLQAPLNQQQQSLQQLQRQLPQPPQQQPQPHLFHQQQPQPQPQPQPQSQSQSQSQSQSQSQSQSQSQPQPQPQPQPQPQPQPPPLQQQQQQLQQQHQKRQQTQSQQQLQQAFLPSQVNNGIIASNQISNQNLHQPAVYSQLQQQQLMTSSSQSAQTTASANKTSYPLTSLPQDTQIQQQMEQQPNLMQRQLQQTQLQQSQLQLLQQSLSQRTQQQPQLLQLSQQGFSEQQLQLQLLQKLQQQQQQQQQSSQQLLSPAGSLLQPQMLQQQPTHQQSQPLQQLPLSQSQSQPLGSNGFSTSMPVQPQQVSVNQPQIHKPFTAMRTHSGLTDGDAPSCSTSPSTNNCQVSSLNFLNKNQQVPSLLVSDPLVEPASTLVQELQSKPDIRIKHELPTSKGPELSKYKSTVTDQLEASSSGTSYCLDAGTNQHNFSLPTFLEGDLQSHSRNNLPFTANIDGLAPDTLLSRGYDSQKDLQNMLSNYGGNPRDIDAELSTPAISSQSFGVPNIPFKTGCSNDVAIGDTGVLNGGLWANQTQRMRTYSKVQKRGSVGRSIDVTRYKGYDELRHDLARMFGIEGQLEDPQSSDWKLVYVDHENDILLVGDDPWEEFVSCVQSIKILSSGEVQQMSLEGDLGNVAVPNQACSGTDSGNAWRGQYDDTSAASFNR